A genome region from Fodinibius salicampi includes the following:
- the cysD gene encoding sulfate adenylyltransferase subunit CysD encodes MRKYKLSHIRQLEAESIHIMREVAAQFENPVLMFSGGKDSITMAWLAKKAFWPGNIPFPFLHVDTGHNFDETIEFRDQLMDELGVNLIVAKVQDLIDAGEIKEQNGPNPSRNKLQIPTLLKALEEHEFDAAFGGARRDEEKARAKERFFSHRDEFGQWDPKNQRPELWNLYNGKKNHGEHFRVFPLSNWTEMDVWQYIAAEEIDIPSLYLAHERTVVEREGTYLAKSPFIKLNDDEEYKEETVRFRTIGDMTCTGAFKSEASTVAQIIEEVASARITERGNRTDDKRAEAAMEERKKQGYF; translated from the coding sequence ATGCGAAAATATAAATTGAGTCACATCCGGCAGTTGGAAGCCGAGTCTATTCATATAATGAGAGAAGTCGCCGCCCAGTTTGAGAATCCGGTACTGATGTTTTCAGGCGGAAAGGATTCGATTACGATGGCGTGGCTGGCAAAGAAAGCTTTCTGGCCGGGAAATATTCCCTTTCCCTTTCTGCATGTGGATACAGGGCATAATTTTGATGAAACCATCGAATTTCGCGATCAGCTGATGGATGAGCTGGGCGTCAACCTCATTGTGGCCAAGGTGCAGGATTTAATCGATGCCGGGGAGATCAAGGAACAAAATGGTCCCAATCCCAGTCGTAATAAACTGCAGATTCCCACGCTGTTAAAGGCGCTGGAAGAGCATGAGTTTGATGCGGCTTTTGGAGGCGCGCGACGGGATGAAGAAAAAGCCCGTGCCAAAGAGCGGTTCTTTTCGCATCGCGATGAATTTGGACAGTGGGACCCCAAGAATCAGCGTCCCGAGCTGTGGAATCTCTACAACGGCAAGAAAAACCACGGCGAACACTTTCGGGTATTTCCGCTAAGTAACTGGACCGAGATGGATGTGTGGCAGTATATTGCTGCAGAGGAAATTGATATTCCAAGTCTCTATCTCGCACATGAACGAACGGTTGTGGAGCGCGAAGGTACCTATCTGGCGAAATCGCCTTTTATTAAGCTGAATGATGATGAAGAGTATAAAGAAGAAACGGTTCGCTTCCGGACGATAGGAGATATGACCTGCACCGGGGCCTTTAAATCGGAAGCCTCTACGGTGGCCCAGATTATTGAGGAGGTCGCCTCCGCGCGGATCACCGAACGGGGTAATCGTACCGATGACAAACGTGCCGAAGCCGCAATGGAAGAACGAAAGAAACAGGGATACTTTTAG
- a CDS encoding four helix bundle protein codes for MAYQSFEDLKVWKRSTRLSVELTNCLVECKDYAFKNQLLRSSISIPSNIAEGAERQSYKEFRYFLNVAKGSAAELRTQFYIAMETQLVDKEVCQKMIDELKELSSMLQGLIKSIYKKLNT; via the coding sequence ATGGCTTATCAATCTTTTGAAGATCTTAAAGTATGGAAAAGATCAACTCGCTTGTCGGTTGAACTCACGAATTGTTTAGTAGAGTGCAAGGATTATGCTTTTAAAAATCAATTACTAAGATCTTCAATATCAATTCCTTCTAATATTGCGGAAGGAGCAGAACGTCAATCATATAAAGAATTCCGTTATTTTCTTAATGTAGCGAAGGGGTCGGCAGCAGAACTAAGAACTCAGTTTTATATAGCAATGGAAACACAGCTAGTTGACAAAGAAGTTTGTCAAAAGATGATTGATGAGCTGAAAGAATTATCCTCAATGCTGCAAGGTTTGATTAAAAGTATATATAAGAAACTTAACACTTAA
- the cysN gene encoding sulfate adenylyltransferase subunit CysN codes for MSTTNENSASKYLNMDLLRFTTAGSVDDGKSTLIGRLLYDSKSIFDDQMEAIEESSKKKGDEYTNLALLTDGLSAEREQGITIDVAYRYFSTPNRKFIIADTPGHVQYTRNMVTGASTANLAVILVDARSGVIEQTCRHSFISSLLQIEHIVLCVNKMDLVDYSEKRFKEIREEFRSFSSKLDVPDIHYIPISALYGDNVVEKSDNMPWYGGSTLLYTLENVQVDSDYNHVDSRFPVQWVTRPQSKEYPDYRGYAGKVAGGVFKPGDEIIALPSGFTSTIKTVETYQKEEEEVFQPMSVTMTLEDDIDISRGDMIAKPDNQPSVGQDIDLMVCWLNKEPLKPNGKYAIKHTTKDARCIIKEVKYKVNINTLHRVEGDKEIGLNDIGRIQIRTTEPLFYDSYNRNRTTGSVILIDEYTNETVGAGMIVKRD; via the coding sequence ATGAGCACCACCAACGAAAACAGCGCCAGTAAATACTTAAATATGGATCTCCTTCGCTTTACTACGGCGGGGAGTGTGGACGACGGCAAGAGCACCCTGATCGGGCGATTGCTATATGATTCTAAATCCATTTTTGATGATCAAATGGAAGCCATTGAGGAGTCCAGTAAAAAGAAAGGGGATGAGTACACAAACCTGGCACTTCTGACAGATGGTCTTTCTGCCGAACGTGAGCAGGGCATTACTATTGATGTAGCCTATCGCTACTTTTCAACGCCCAACCGGAAATTCATTATTGCCGATACCCCGGGTCACGTGCAGTATACCCGCAATATGGTAACCGGTGCTTCTACTGCTAACCTCGCGGTTATCCTGGTGGATGCCCGCAGTGGCGTAATCGAGCAGACCTGTCGCCATTCCTTTATTTCTTCTCTGTTGCAAATTGAGCATATCGTACTCTGCGTGAATAAAATGGATCTGGTGGACTATAGTGAAAAACGCTTTAAGGAAATCCGCGAGGAATTCCGGTCCTTTTCTTCCAAACTGGACGTACCCGACATTCATTATATCCCGATAAGTGCGCTCTACGGGGATAACGTAGTGGAAAAATCGGATAATATGCCGTGGTACGGCGGCTCCACGCTGCTTTATACCCTGGAGAATGTGCAGGTAGACAGCGATTACAATCACGTAGACAGCCGTTTCCCCGTTCAGTGGGTAACGCGACCGCAGTCTAAAGAATATCCCGATTATCGCGGCTATGCCGGTAAAGTAGCGGGCGGCGTTTTTAAGCCGGGCGATGAAATAATTGCTCTTCCATCCGGATTTACAAGTACGATTAAAACGGTGGAAACCTATCAAAAGGAGGAAGAGGAAGTCTTCCAGCCGATGTCGGTAACAATGACGTTAGAAGATGATATTGATATCAGCCGGGGAGATATGATTGCGAAGCCGGATAATCAGCCTTCTGTAGGACAGGATATTGATCTAATGGTTTGCTGGTTGAATAAAGAACCATTGAAACCCAATGGAAAGTACGCCATCAAGCATACTACCAAAGATGCCCGCTGCATCATAAAAGAGGTGAAATATAAAGTGAATATTAATACGCTACACCGTGTAGAGGGTGATAAGGAGATTGGACTTAATGACATCGGACGTATCCAGATCCGTACTACTGAGCCGCTTTTTTACGACAGCTATAACCGTAACCGTACTACTGGCAGCGTTATTTTGATTGATGAATATACAAATGAAACCGTGGGCGCCGGAATGATAGTAAAAAGGGATTGA
- a CDS encoding type II secretion system F family protein → MPQFRLKAISAQGKPMQTEFEADSKKQAQNKVNRLSSKNGFEVKAIQKKETYVYKVQRGTKDPVQGEQEAYSKEELERALVKLGYKVHSINKKWFDWKGGVPKKDVVTFIRLCSDLLRQQLSFDEILVLLQDDTQNKRLKEVIRTIQKDLKDGKEGEEVYGKHKDVFGEFAAYMLSVASTSGNMAQVFESTAKFLERDAEFKKNLRRSLLMPGITVLATLGVLLFYVGYIFPLTAELFVEMNIQLPPMTAATLEMSYWLQDNWIMLTLAFVTPIAGFVYFVSTPKGRLWFDKNIIKVPVIGDLMHKTSIEIFSRVFYTLYSGSGENIEVIKIAAEACRNKYMEKQIKQVAIKMMLKEGAGLVESLKATGVFTNTAISRFKLGAESGALRENAHQLAQYYETQTTYKMDKVVDMINLFVNIFITIALIVITIISSESAIVQPESRF, encoded by the coding sequence ATGCCACAATTTCGATTGAAGGCTATTTCGGCTCAAGGCAAACCCATGCAGACGGAGTTTGAAGCCGATAGTAAAAAACAAGCACAGAATAAGGTAAACAGGCTTTCCAGTAAAAATGGTTTTGAAGTTAAAGCCATTCAAAAGAAAGAAACCTATGTTTATAAGGTTCAGCGCGGGACCAAAGATCCGGTGCAGGGCGAGCAAGAAGCCTATTCTAAAGAAGAACTTGAGCGGGCACTCGTTAAGCTCGGTTATAAGGTACATAGTATTAATAAAAAGTGGTTCGACTGGAAGGGAGGCGTACCTAAAAAAGATGTAGTTACCTTTATCCGTCTCTGTTCCGACCTTCTGCGTCAACAGCTGAGCTTTGATGAAATTCTGGTGCTACTGCAGGACGACACCCAGAATAAACGGCTTAAAGAGGTCATACGTACCATCCAAAAAGACTTAAAGGATGGAAAAGAAGGGGAAGAAGTATACGGTAAGCATAAGGATGTGTTTGGTGAGTTTGCGGCCTATATGTTGAGTGTGGCTTCTACCAGTGGTAATATGGCTCAGGTATTTGAAAGCACGGCCAAGTTCCTGGAGCGCGATGCGGAATTCAAGAAAAATCTGCGCCGCTCCCTGTTGATGCCGGGAATTACCGTGTTGGCAACGCTTGGAGTACTTCTCTTTTATGTGGGATATATTTTTCCTCTCACAGCCGAATTGTTTGTGGAAATGAATATTCAACTGCCACCCATGACGGCGGCAACGCTAGAGATGAGCTATTGGCTGCAGGACAACTGGATAATGTTGACGTTGGCTTTTGTGACACCCATTGCAGGCTTTGTGTACTTTGTATCTACTCCCAAGGGCAGGCTTTGGTTTGATAAAAATATCATAAAAGTGCCCGTAATCGGTGATTTGATGCACAAAACCAGTATTGAGATATTTTCCAGGGTTTTCTATACCCTTTACAGCGGTTCCGGTGAAAATATTGAAGTAATAAAGATAGCTGCTGAAGCCTGCCGTAATAAGTATATGGAAAAACAGATCAAGCAGGTCGCTATCAAAATGATGTTGAAAGAGGGAGCGGGGCTGGTGGAATCGCTAAAAGCGACCGGTGTATTTACAAATACGGCTATTAGCCGGTTCAAGTTGGGGGCAGAGTCGGGGGCCCTGCGCGAAAATGCCCATCAATTGGCACAGTATTATGAAACACAAACCACTTATAAGATGGATAAGGTGGTGGATATGATTAATCTTTTTGTCAATATTTTTATAACGATTGCCCTTATTGTTATTACTATTATTTCTTCTGAATCGGCTATTGTACAACCTGAATCGCGCTTTTAA
- a CDS encoding GspE/PulE family protein, which yields MANVNTRQHIGNLLVDRGVITIEQLHEAMAILREEPETSNRRLGQILYQDLGLNRHEIMREISAIYAFQEVFEDKEKISPEEIKEIKEHIDDLPNDIVDELVYQKAIPLEKNRRSVTVAAADPTDPELRGIIEQLNFKQHEIVYVRYELIEQMITQVYEQKNEFLEMLDDLDYEEPDIEEQTEEEVDEEEIDAEINQSMLNSLVEGFLVEGVRKGVSDIHIVPSGNASTDIRFRIDGKLQLWHRQEKVKPEAISAVVKDKTRNVDRFERDATQDGFIQRTVDNHSIRYRVSIMPMVGKQFDRKFESIVIRILDDRKVITDLNVLGLQEKAKADFVKAIEKPSGIVIITGPTGSGKSTTLVAALYYVNDPTVNVLTVEDPVEYLVEDARQLKIGNDMSFDQAMRGILRHDPDIVLVGEIRDLKTAEIAIKLANTGHLTFSTLHTNDAPSAISRLYKMGVEPFLIANAVNLIMAQRLVRKLCDNCKEEYKPHPETAKGIGFTEEEVRDTTFYRPVGCDKCTKGYKGRTAIMEALYFDKKIRKMILESGSEIDEAAIKEHAIKQGMLSLRASGRERIKNGVTSIDEIMAITIED from the coding sequence ATGGCTAATGTAAATACACGGCAGCATATTGGGAATCTTCTGGTTGATCGGGGCGTCATAACGATCGAGCAGCTTCACGAAGCGATGGCTATACTTCGGGAAGAACCGGAAACATCTAATCGTCGTTTAGGTCAGATTCTCTACCAGGATCTCGGTTTGAACCGGCATGAAATAATGCGGGAAATTTCTGCGATTTATGCTTTCCAGGAAGTATTTGAAGATAAAGAGAAGATAAGTCCCGAAGAGATCAAGGAGATAAAAGAGCATATCGATGATCTTCCTAATGATATCGTCGATGAGCTTGTGTACCAAAAAGCAATTCCACTGGAAAAAAACAGGCGTTCGGTTACCGTCGCGGCTGCAGATCCTACTGATCCTGAATTACGGGGCATTATAGAGCAGCTTAATTTTAAACAGCACGAAATTGTTTATGTTCGCTACGAGCTTATCGAACAAATGATTACCCAGGTCTATGAGCAGAAAAACGAATTCCTGGAAATGCTCGACGACCTTGATTATGAAGAGCCTGATATTGAAGAACAGACGGAAGAGGAGGTAGATGAGGAAGAAATAGATGCCGAGATTAACCAGAGTATGCTCAACTCCCTGGTGGAGGGTTTCTTGGTGGAAGGGGTTAGAAAAGGAGTAAGTGATATTCATATTGTGCCCAGTGGAAATGCATCAACCGATATTCGTTTTCGTATTGATGGTAAATTGCAGCTCTGGCATCGCCAGGAAAAAGTGAAGCCTGAAGCTATTTCTGCGGTAGTAAAGGATAAAACCCGTAATGTAGATCGATTTGAACGAGATGCAACCCAGGATGGATTTATCCAGCGTACGGTAGATAACCATAGTATTCGTTACCGGGTTTCCATAATGCCGATGGTAGGGAAACAATTTGATAGGAAATTTGAATCTATTGTCATACGTATACTGGATGACCGGAAGGTAATTACAGACCTCAACGTGCTGGGTCTGCAGGAGAAGGCGAAAGCTGATTTTGTAAAGGCTATTGAAAAGCCTTCGGGTATTGTGATCATTACAGGTCCTACAGGAAGTGGTAAGTCCACCACTCTGGTAGCGGCTCTCTACTATGTAAATGATCCGACGGTTAATGTATTAACGGTAGAAGATCCGGTAGAATATCTGGTAGAAGATGCACGTCAGCTCAAAATCGGCAACGATATGAGTTTTGATCAGGCTATGCGGGGTATCTTGCGGCATGACCCGGATATTGTACTTGTGGGTGAGATTCGGGACTTGAAGACTGCAGAAATTGCGATAAAACTGGCCAATACTGGTCACCTTACCTTTTCAACGCTGCACACAAATGATGCGCCGAGTGCTATTTCCCGGCTTTATAAAATGGGTGTGGAGCCTTTTCTGATTGCCAACGCGGTTAATTTGATTATGGCCCAGCGGCTGGTTCGTAAGCTCTGCGATAACTGTAAAGAGGAGTACAAACCACATCCGGAAACAGCCAAGGGGATAGGGTTTACGGAAGAAGAAGTCAGAGATACTACTTTTTATCGTCCGGTTGGGTGTGATAAATGTACCAAGGGATATAAAGGGCGAACTGCTATTATGGAAGCGCTTTATTTTGATAAAAAAATCCGGAAAATGATTCTTGAATCCGGTAGTGAGATTGATGAGGCGGCTATTAAGGAACATGCAATCAAGCAGGGAATGCTTAGTTTACGGGCTTCCGGAAGGGAGCGTATTAAAAACGGAGTTACCTCTATTGATGAAATAATGGCGATAACCATAGAAGATTAA
- a CDS encoding Crp/Fnr family transcriptional regulator — protein MNDFNPSQKKTTPDYIRHFLKNPPLLLQNFHYEDKMEFLKIGSIHNYSNDEVVVEENKQVDSAYLVTRGKVGIWKENIQLTSLGEGDFVGEAFLFSPNSRIAKVISEGDSQLLNFKRYETLNFFRKRPEKLFNIFTRNIIEIQQAKITETNNQLMQVKRQLLDKHE, from the coding sequence ATGAACGATTTTAATCCATCACAAAAAAAGACAACACCGGATTATATCCGGCATTTTTTGAAAAATCCGCCGCTGCTATTGCAGAATTTTCATTATGAAGATAAGATGGAATTTTTGAAGATAGGATCAATTCACAATTACAGTAATGATGAAGTAGTGGTAGAAGAAAATAAGCAGGTAGATTCGGCTTACCTGGTAACACGCGGAAAGGTGGGGATATGGAAAGAAAATATTCAGCTCACTTCTTTAGGAGAGGGAGATTTTGTTGGAGAAGCATTTTTGTTTAGTCCTAACAGCCGTATAGCAAAAGTAATTTCTGAAGGTGACAGCCAATTGCTTAACTTTAAACGATATGAAACCTTAAACTTTTTTAGAAAAAGGCCGGAAAAATTATTTAATATTTTCACCCGTAATATTATCGAAATTCAACAAGCCAAGATTACAGAGACAAATAATCAGCTTATGCAGGTAAAGAGACAGCTACTGGATAAGCATGAGTAG
- a CDS encoding type IV pilus twitching motility protein PilT — MDAGIQKDKIKDLIAPMAGKLSPNLSGVDRHETIGIIIANQQPEVRSELKGVLDGLLRKMYDNEASDIDLGGPGCKGKVWYRIYGDKSPAKWSPEFTLTETDFLLHNIMMPSQRERLLKERNLDFSYSLEGGSDDDSFSNRFRANIYFDIEHLALNMRKIDNEIRPFKNLELHPEVAKALSLQYYKYGLTLVTGITGSGKSATLDTIIDANNRTVDAHIAIIASPVELIHRPKRSVVRHREVGRDVKSFKEGAVQSLRQDPDIIVIGELRDPETIMTTLEITDSGHKTFGTLHTSSAMESIERILGEIPVNEQNRVRTRLADVLTCVISQKLVPSLDGKRELAKEVLLVTSSVKAAIRNNNVNEIYQMLMEGGKKGMNTMEQDLKRLYDEGKISKEVAMNNANNKKRLSDLLSQDQFEHISG; from the coding sequence ATGGACGCAGGGATACAAAAAGATAAAATTAAGGATCTGATTGCTCCGATGGCAGGGAAGCTTAGCCCCAATTTAAGCGGGGTTGATCGTCATGAAACGATCGGAATTATTATTGCCAATCAGCAACCCGAGGTGCGTTCCGAGCTGAAAGGAGTATTGGATGGATTGCTTCGGAAAATGTACGATAACGAGGCTTCCGATATTGACTTGGGGGGACCCGGTTGTAAGGGGAAAGTCTGGTATCGTATCTATGGAGACAAATCTCCTGCTAAATGGAGTCCTGAGTTTACGCTTACTGAGACCGATTTCCTGCTTCATAATATTATGATGCCATCCCAGCGTGAGCGGCTGCTTAAAGAACGAAATCTCGATTTTTCCTATTCGTTGGAGGGAGGATCGGATGACGACAGTTTTTCCAACCGGTTTAGGGCCAATATCTATTTTGATATTGAGCACCTTGCACTGAATATGCGTAAAATTGATAATGAAATTCGTCCCTTTAAAAATCTGGAACTCCATCCGGAAGTTGCCAAAGCCTTAAGTCTGCAATACTATAAATATGGACTGACCTTGGTTACCGGTATTACAGGCTCGGGTAAGTCGGCGACTCTTGACACCATAATTGATGCCAATAATCGAACGGTAGATGCTCATATTGCGATTATCGCTTCACCGGTTGAATTGATTCACCGACCAAAGAGATCGGTAGTACGGCATCGTGAAGTGGGAAGGGATGTTAAGTCTTTTAAAGAAGGGGCGGTGCAGTCCTTGCGTCAGGACCCCGATATCATTGTTATTGGTGAGCTTCGTGATCCGGAAACGATTATGACTACTCTCGAGATAACAGATTCGGGTCATAAAACTTTTGGTACCTTGCACACGAGTTCTGCGATGGAAAGTATTGAGCGTATTTTGGGAGAAATTCCTGTGAATGAACAGAACAGGGTGCGTACACGTCTTGCTGATGTGCTTACCTGTGTAATCAGTCAGAAATTAGTACCCAGCCTAGATGGCAAGCGCGAGTTGGCAAAAGAAGTGTTGTTGGTAACAAGCTCCGTTAAAGCCGCCATTCGCAATAATAATGTGAATGAAATCTATCAGATGCTGATGGAAGGAGGCAAAAAGGGTATGAATACCATGGAACAAGATTTAAAGCGTCTCTATGATGAGGGTAAAATCTCTAAAGAGGTGGCAATGAACAATGCCAACAATAAGAAGCGATTAAGTGACTTACTCTCACAGGATCAATTTGAACATATCAGTGGATAG
- a CDS encoding PilN domain-containing protein, with product MFGNKEFTGISLESDLLRLARIEVVNNKFKIKKLDQFSLVEEVFSTAHTEDVQQQEEEVDQAESVFGFDELDDEEEEEDISFSDLEGGEEGFVSDMVQETQEAQSNDILLYTVLSDINKETLHLGLNVPAGNTIYQIISNTDFRQVEEDDLKEDLENKLESIYGVPQSPDNYSYEIREDGSLLLGSVDEESPTLSMVNAAREYYSGKLKVEEILADEMVLVGLVRMNYELAEDEISCIIQCGRKVSRVIFMRGKEVWLVAPLINEGTDSRSFLNTVFSKILFQLDTGEVPNLDRILLANNTLGNSAIKFFKDNFPDVIVENLTLDEKLFDFSAVNSESVRTFTTAIGVALGASGSATENFPKLSFLPSYVKERQKIFKLQWHGMVLLFLIFLSPITFNYLYNQNVQKIETAERELTQINSQITQIEPIVESTNEIKDNLAILREKLVLLDTLSQNSMEWSVKFDILNDGINQVNNSWITSMSESDDGVFIQGYALNRNRIPRIVNIFNDATLLNVTSEEIREQEVYNFSILVKGFVADPSVYSPDSPDEVQALIEN from the coding sequence ATGTTTGGAAATAAAGAATTTACGGGAATTAGTCTGGAAAGCGACCTTCTTCGTCTCGCACGTATTGAGGTGGTTAATAATAAATTCAAAATTAAAAAACTGGATCAGTTTTCTCTTGTTGAAGAAGTCTTTTCAACGGCTCATACCGAAGATGTCCAGCAACAGGAAGAGGAGGTTGATCAGGCAGAATCGGTCTTCGGCTTTGATGAACTTGACGATGAAGAAGAGGAAGAAGATATAAGTTTTAGCGACCTGGAGGGTGGAGAGGAAGGATTTGTCTCCGACATGGTACAAGAAACGCAGGAAGCCCAGTCCAATGACATTCTCTTATATACTGTTCTATCGGATATAAATAAAGAGACGCTTCACCTTGGGTTGAACGTACCTGCTGGTAATACCATTTATCAGATTATCAGCAATACGGACTTTAGACAGGTTGAAGAGGATGATCTGAAAGAAGATCTCGAAAATAAGTTGGAATCTATATATGGGGTGCCGCAATCACCTGATAACTATTCGTATGAGATTCGCGAAGACGGCTCGCTGCTTTTGGGATCCGTTGACGAAGAGTCGCCCACGCTCTCCATGGTAAATGCTGCCCGGGAATATTATAGCGGCAAGCTTAAGGTAGAAGAGATCCTGGCCGATGAAATGGTACTGGTTGGACTCGTACGAATGAACTACGAGCTTGCCGAGGATGAGATAAGTTGTATTATTCAGTGTGGCAGAAAAGTGAGCCGGGTTATTTTCATGCGGGGAAAGGAAGTTTGGCTGGTCGCTCCGCTTATTAACGAAGGAACCGACAGCCGTTCCTTTTTGAATACGGTCTTTAGTAAGATATTATTCCAGCTGGATACTGGTGAGGTACCGAATCTGGATCGTATTCTGCTTGCCAATAATACCCTGGGCAATTCAGCCATAAAGTTTTTTAAGGACAACTTTCCGGATGTAATTGTTGAGAACCTTACCTTAGACGAGAAATTATTTGATTTTAGTGCGGTAAATTCTGAGTCCGTTCGTACTTTTACGACGGCTATTGGAGTAGCACTGGGAGCCTCCGGGTCGGCGACAGAAAATTTCCCTAAGCTTTCCTTTCTCCCCTCGTATGTAAAGGAACGGCAAAAGATATTTAAGTTGCAGTGGCATGGTATGGTACTGCTGTTTCTGATATTTCTGTCTCCGATTACTTTTAACTACTTATATAATCAGAATGTCCAAAAAATAGAAACGGCAGAACGGGAACTCACGCAGATCAATTCACAGATCACCCAGATAGAACCAATTGTTGAAAGTACCAACGAGATTAAAGATAACCTGGCAATTTTAAGGGAAAAATTGGTATTGCTGGACACTCTCTCACAAAATAGTATGGAATGGTCGGTAAAGTTTGATATCCTTAATGATGGAATTAACCAGGTTAACAATAGTTGGATTACCTCTATGTCGGAATCAGATGACGGCGTTTTTATACAAGGATATGCCCTTAATAGAAATAGAATCCCCCGCATCGTAAATATATTTAATGATGCTACTTTGCTGAATGTAACATCCGAAGAGATACGAGAACAGGAGGTGTATAACTTTTCAATTTTAGTAAAAGGTTTTGTTGCCGATCCTTCGGTTTATTCTCCCGATTCCCCTGATGAAGTCCAAGCATTAATAGAAAATTAA
- the pilO gene encoding type 4a pilus biogenesis protein PilO, whose amino-acid sequence MSYAVRNTLVLLLVLLIFVGAGWGYIYFVQQPKVEDLQSQVAEKRTELQEKRAIANQYPTLKNRFDKATEYFNSYDKALYGSSDEDDVFDFLNRINTGSAATDFSFSFSDSTFQEEYGTLNMEITGEAPYSNFVNFMRQIEQSKPLNKVDDVTVNPMATEDSHNFVSFSFSLQSFYDRVALLGEPSLDVTNNLQASIPNPFFPLIRSITANENGLLDVESSTLVAVSSNRVFMMNQNDTMQQLSPGDRVYLGRLSSINVEQGAATFELNKGGIVERITLRVNNEDGNQSN is encoded by the coding sequence ATGTCATATGCCGTTCGAAATACACTGGTTTTACTTTTAGTGCTGCTTATATTTGTCGGCGCGGGATGGGGCTATATCTATTTTGTTCAACAACCAAAAGTTGAAGATCTGCAATCACAAGTAGCTGAAAAAAGGACAGAGCTGCAGGAAAAAAGAGCCATAGCGAATCAATATCCGACGCTTAAAAACCGTTTTGATAAAGCTACTGAATACTTTAATAGTTATGATAAAGCACTCTATGGAAGTAGTGATGAGGATGACGTATTCGATTTTTTAAATCGTATTAATACCGGTTCCGCTGCTACCGATTTTTCCTTTTCATTTTCCGACTCTACATTTCAGGAAGAGTATGGTACACTAAATATGGAAATTACGGGGGAAGCACCATATAGTAATTTTGTGAATTTTATGCGGCAGATTGAGCAAAGTAAGCCTTTGAACAAGGTAGATGATGTAACGGTCAATCCTATGGCAACAGAGGATTCGCACAATTTTGTCAGCTTTAGTTTTTCCCTGCAGAGTTTTTACGATCGGGTGGCCCTGTTGGGTGAGCCCTCTCTTGACGTGACCAATAATTTACAGGCTTCAATACCGAATCCTTTTTTCCCGCTTATTCGGTCCATAACAGCTAATGAAAATGGATTGCTCGATGTTGAGTCAAGCACTCTTGTGGCTGTCAGTAGCAACAGGGTTTTTATGATGAATCAAAATGATACCATGCAACAGCTTTCACCAGGAGACCGGGTCTATTTGGGCAGACTCTCTTCTATAAATGTAGAACAGGGTGCGGCTACTTTTGAATTAAATAAAGGAGGGATTGTAGAACGCATAACTCTCCGGGTAAATAATGAAGATGGAAATCAAAGTAACTGA